A genomic stretch from Caulobacter sp. FWC2 includes:
- a CDS encoding TraB/GumN family protein, producing MAAPKLVPLALCLAFATPALAQTAPPPPSTVELGQAPAQDESAVVAELTVVAKPRGPAIWLVEKDGAKLYILGSAAPLPHQLKWESPRLNKALDKASLVLVPPQAAVGVTQAAGFLLSFGGGLRQPMGKALEDQLPPDLKARFVESRNQARKGAGEYKNWKPGVAGFLLLSDFRQAAGLSEAKPVSTVERMAKARKLKVKAVGQYRMSAVTSIVSKLSPEDQLYCLRVALDEIAYDGAHSTTIGQDWAEGDLGSVRARYRASGAQRCLLRAPGGPALLEKGVDQTTQAMTDALKRPGVTVAVVDLGFLLPANGVLDRLKAGGATVSSPVE from the coding sequence ATGGCTGCGCCCAAGCTCGTGCCTCTGGCCCTCTGTCTGGCTTTCGCCACCCCTGCCCTCGCCCAGACCGCGCCTCCCCCGCCTTCCACGGTCGAGCTCGGCCAGGCCCCGGCCCAGGACGAGAGCGCGGTGGTCGCCGAGTTGACCGTGGTGGCCAAGCCCAGGGGCCCGGCGATCTGGCTGGTCGAGAAGGATGGGGCCAAGCTCTACATCCTTGGCTCGGCCGCCCCCCTGCCCCACCAGCTGAAATGGGAAAGCCCCCGCCTGAACAAGGCCTTGGACAAGGCCAGCCTGGTGCTGGTCCCACCGCAGGCGGCGGTCGGCGTCACCCAGGCGGCGGGCTTCCTGCTCAGCTTCGGCGGCGGCCTGCGCCAGCCGATGGGCAAGGCGCTGGAGGATCAGCTGCCGCCCGACCTCAAGGCGCGCTTCGTCGAATCCCGCAACCAGGCGCGCAAGGGGGCCGGCGAGTACAAGAACTGGAAGCCGGGCGTGGCGGGCTTCCTGCTGCTGTCGGATTTCCGTCAGGCGGCCGGCCTCTCCGAAGCCAAGCCGGTCAGCACGGTCGAGCGGATGGCCAAGGCCCGCAAGCTCAAGGTCAAGGCGGTCGGCCAGTACCGGATGAGCGCGGTGACCTCGATCGTGTCGAAGCTCTCGCCAGAGGATCAACTGTACTGTCTGCGCGTGGCTCTGGACGAGATCGCCTATGACGGCGCCCATTCGACCACGATCGGCCAGGATTGGGCGGAGGGCGACCTGGGCTCGGTCCGCGCCCGCTACCGCGCCAGCGGCGCCCAGCGCTGCCTGCTGCGCGCGCCGGGCGGGCCGGCCCTGCTGGAGAAGGGCGTCGACCAGACGACGCAGGCCATGACGGACGCGCTGAAGCGTCCTGGCGTCACCGTGGCGGTGGTCGATCTAGGCTTCCTGCTGCCGGCCAACGGCGTGCTGGATCGGCTGAAGGCGGGCGGCGCGACGGTCAGTTCGCCGGTCGAGTAG
- a CDS encoding SRPBCC domain-containing protein encodes MKTMIAAAALALLAAGAARAEVADAQPNDFEVRHQVVIAAPASAVWATLVQPSKWWASAHTWSGSAANLSLGAASGGCFCERLPNGGSVLHMTTVNAAPGQKLVLVGALGPLQNSGASGALTFLLAEKDGQTTVTVTYDVGGYFKGGLDKIAAPVDGVLGQQVAGLKAAVEAK; translated from the coding sequence ATGAAGACGATGATCGCCGCCGCTGCCCTGGCGCTGCTGGCCGCCGGCGCCGCGCGCGCCGAAGTGGCGGACGCCCAGCCCAACGACTTCGAGGTCCGCCATCAGGTGGTGATCGCCGCACCCGCCAGCGCCGTCTGGGCGACGCTGGTGCAGCCGTCGAAATGGTGGGCCTCGGCCCACACTTGGTCGGGCTCGGCCGCCAACCTGTCGCTGGGCGCGGCTTCGGGCGGCTGCTTCTGCGAGCGCCTGCCCAACGGCGGCTCGGTATTGCACATGACCACGGTCAATGCCGCGCCGGGGCAGAAGCTGGTTCTGGTCGGCGCGCTGGGTCCCTTGCAGAACTCTGGCGCAAGCGGAGCCCTGACCTTCCTGCTCGCCGAGAAGGACGGCCAGACGACGGTGACCGTCACCTACGACGTCGGCGGCTATTTCAAGGGCGGCCTCGACAAGATCGCCGCGCCCGTCGACGGCGTCCTGGGCCAGCAGGTGGCCGGGCTCAAGGCGGCGGTCGAGGCGAAGTAG
- the creS gene encoding crescentin: MRLLSKNPRDNKNAKPAVLGEEARVEAVQHQIESTQAIGQRYETIHGGLDSIGRVMEHLKAIEPLIAEIRGPVAQEFDARRAEHAELIALRANYEHAQRQVAQIQAEEREVSARLAAAETALGESDARRQTQDAALEDNALEIDRLRNALLQSDLKVSSLDASLRDSTARIEHLVQDVEGLRVQAQDIDTRRGDAEAALARANQDNALLGDEVATLKKRVDQAGLDVARLSRIETDLEAQLAGERARVQAIENALSAHQTDSGRTIRGLESQVEAARAEISALQTRLETATGRADKLEEMNTQISARLAESSAHQKAVERRAGDLNVALERALERIRTLEEDSEGLRQRHAGVDTARATAIERADQMAKSAVAQEKAMKRAEERAQQLRARLDGMQEAQDQIRREHEEKVAELQATIERLTSENAMAEGALEAARRDRSRLQMALLGASDEGLAESA, translated from the coding sequence ATGAGACTGCTGTCGAAGAATCCTCGCGATAACAAGAACGCCAAGCCGGCTGTTCTGGGTGAAGAGGCCCGTGTCGAGGCCGTACAGCACCAGATCGAATCCACCCAGGCGATCGGCCAGCGCTACGAGACCATTCACGGCGGGCTCGACAGCATCGGCCGCGTGATGGAGCACCTGAAGGCCATCGAGCCGCTGATCGCGGAGATTCGCGGTCCGGTGGCGCAGGAATTCGACGCACGCCGCGCCGAGCACGCCGAACTGATCGCCCTGCGCGCCAACTACGAGCACGCCCAGCGCCAGGTCGCCCAGATCCAGGCCGAGGAGCGCGAAGTCAGCGCCCGCCTGGCCGCCGCCGAAACCGCCCTTGGCGAATCCGACGCCCGCCGCCAGACCCAGGACGCGGCGCTGGAAGACAACGCCCTCGAAATCGACCGCCTGCGCAACGCCCTGCTGCAGTCGGATCTGAAGGTCTCCAGCCTCGACGCCTCCCTGCGCGACTCGACCGCCCGCATCGAGCACCTGGTGCAGGACGTCGAAGGCCTGCGCGTCCAGGCCCAGGACATCGACACCCGTCGCGGCGACGCCGAGGCGGCGCTGGCCCGCGCCAACCAGGACAACGCCCTGCTGGGCGATGAAGTCGCGACCTTGAAGAAGCGCGTCGACCAGGCTGGCCTGGACGTGGCGCGCCTGTCGCGCATCGAAACCGACCTCGAAGCCCAGCTGGCCGGCGAACGCGCCCGTGTGCAGGCGATCGAGAACGCCCTGTCGGCCCACCAGACCGACAGCGGTCGCACCATCCGCGGCCTGGAAAGCCAGGTCGAGGCGGCTCGCGCCGAGATCTCGGCCCTGCAGACCCGCCTGGAGACCGCCACCGGCCGCGCCGACAAGCTGGAAGAGATGAACACCCAGATCTCGGCCCGCCTCGCCGAGTCCTCCGCGCACCAGAAGGCCGTCGAGCGCCGCGCCGGCGACCTCAACGTCGCGCTGGAACGCGCCCTGGAACGCATCCGCACGCTGGAAGAGGATTCGGAAGGCCTGCGCCAGCGCCACGCCGGCGTCGACACCGCCCGCGCCACCGCGATCGAGCGCGCCGACCAGATGGCCAAGAGCGCCGTCGCCCAGGAAAAGGCGATGAAGCGCGCCGAGGAACGGGCTCAGCAACTGCGCGCCCGCCTCGATGGCATGCAGGAAGCCCAGGACCAGATCCGTCGCGAACACGAGGAGAAGGTCGCCGAGCTGCAGGCCACGATCGAGCGCCTCACCTCGGAAAACGCCATGGCCGAAGGCGCTCTGGAAGCGGCCCGCCGCGACCGCTCGCGCCTGCAGATGGCGCTGCTGGGCGCTTCGGACGAGGGCCTGGCGGAAAGCGCCTGA
- a CDS encoding carboxymuconolactone decarboxylase family protein, which yields MPIDALRAQLPAYAKDLGTNLTVLAGETVLSDQARWGCFVASACAVGEPETLKAITIAAHEAGVSSEAFTAAKTAAAMMAMTNVYFRAVHLMTAPDYGALPSHLRMNRLAPSGVSAVEYELWCVAVSAINGCGACLDSHEAELRKRGVEPVQIQAALRIAAVVNAVGRVLAVETPDRPQFSGF from the coding sequence ATGCCGATCGACGCCCTGCGCGCCCAACTGCCCGCCTACGCCAAGGACCTGGGAACCAACCTGACCGTCCTGGCCGGCGAGACCGTGCTGAGCGATCAGGCGCGCTGGGGTTGCTTCGTCGCCAGCGCCTGCGCGGTCGGCGAGCCCGAGACCCTGAAGGCGATCACCATCGCCGCCCATGAGGCGGGCGTTTCGTCCGAGGCTTTCACGGCGGCCAAGACCGCTGCGGCGATGATGGCCATGACCAACGTCTATTTCCGCGCCGTTCACCTGATGACAGCGCCCGACTACGGCGCCTTGCCCTCGCACCTGCGGATGAACCGACTGGCCCCTTCCGGCGTGTCGGCGGTCGAGTACGAACTCTGGTGCGTGGCGGTGTCGGCGATCAACGGCTGCGGCGCTTGCCTCGACAGCCATGAGGCCGAGCTGCGCAAACGCGGCGTGGAGCCCGTCCAGATCCAGGCCGCCCTACGCATCGCCGCAGTGGTTAACGCGGTCGGCCGGGTGCTGGCGGTCGAGACGCCAGATCGTCCCCAGTTTTCGGGCTTCTGA
- a CDS encoding hydrogen peroxide-inducible genes activator produces the protein MLLPTLRQLQYLKLLSEHGSFSRAAESAYVTQPTLSAGIQELEKILGAPVVDRARSGVILTAAGQEAVRRAEDILARAEDLVQAARGAGQPLAGRFRLGVIPTVAPYLLPRALPVLRDRFPKLKLFLREDLTQRLIAALKSGALDAALIALPYDMSGLDWAHVEDDELLAAAPANHPMAASTRVDPDSLRGDDLILLEDGHCLRDHALAACGLEPPRGVGDDETFAATSLPTLVQMIGSGLGVSFLPAMAVHAGLTDKTALTIRPLATEHPSREIVVAWRAGSSRGVEGRLLAETLQETA, from the coding sequence ATGCTCCTCCCGACCCTGCGCCAGCTGCAATATCTGAAGCTCCTCTCGGAGCACGGCTCGTTCAGCCGGGCGGCCGAGAGCGCCTATGTCACCCAGCCCACCCTGTCGGCCGGCATCCAGGAACTGGAGAAGATCCTGGGCGCGCCGGTGGTCGACCGGGCTCGTTCGGGCGTGATCCTGACCGCCGCCGGCCAGGAGGCGGTGCGACGGGCGGAAGACATTCTCGCGAGAGCCGAGGACCTGGTGCAGGCCGCGCGGGGCGCGGGCCAGCCGCTGGCGGGCCGGTTCCGCCTGGGCGTGATCCCGACCGTGGCGCCCTACCTGCTGCCGCGCGCCCTGCCCGTCCTGCGCGATAGGTTCCCGAAGCTGAAGCTCTTCCTGCGCGAGGACCTGACCCAGCGGCTGATCGCGGCTCTGAAGAGCGGCGCCCTGGACGCGGCCCTGATCGCCCTGCCCTACGACATGTCCGGCCTGGACTGGGCCCATGTCGAGGATGACGAGCTCCTGGCCGCCGCCCCGGCCAACCATCCGATGGCGGCCTCGACCCGGGTCGATCCCGACAGCCTGCGGGGCGACGATCTGATCCTGCTGGAAGACGGTCACTGCCTGCGCGACCACGCCCTGGCCGCCTGCGGCCTGGAGCCGCCGCGCGGCGTCGGCGACGACGAGACCTTCGCGGCCACCTCGCTGCCGACCCTGGTGCAGATGATCGGCTCGGGTCTGGGCGTCTCTTTCCTGCCGGCCATGGCGGTCCACGCCGGCCTGACCGACAAGACCGCCCTGACCATCCGCCCGCTAGCGACCGAGCATCCCAGCCGCGAGATCGTGGTGGCCTGGCGGGCGGGCTCCAGCCGGGGCGTCGAGGGCCGGCTGCTGGCCGAGACCCTTCAGGAAACCGCTTAG
- a CDS encoding ABC transporter ATP-binding protein: protein MTDATPKLAWKGVSKRFEGRAVLDGLDLSVAPGRSLVIIGGSGQGKSVTIKTALGLMRPDAGKVELDGKNIVGLSEGARRKLFSRIGVLFQGAALFDSLTVWENVAFRLINADGVPRKEAKERAIDALEQVRLAPDVADRFPSELSGGMQKRAGLARAVVAQPEILFFDEPTTGLDPITAAAINELISNQVRRLGSTAVSITHDLASAQTIGDEIAMLHGGTIIWRGPAAELATTDNPYVRQFVEGRAEGPISHAV, encoded by the coding sequence ATGACCGACGCGACCCCGAAACTCGCCTGGAAGGGCGTTAGCAAGCGCTTCGAGGGCCGCGCGGTCCTGGACGGTCTCGACCTGTCGGTCGCGCCGGGCCGGTCGCTGGTCATCATCGGCGGCTCTGGCCAGGGCAAGTCCGTGACCATCAAGACGGCGCTCGGCTTGATGCGGCCGGACGCCGGCAAGGTCGAGCTGGACGGCAAGAATATCGTCGGCCTGTCCGAAGGCGCGCGCCGCAAGCTGTTCTCCCGCATCGGCGTGCTGTTCCAGGGCGCGGCCCTGTTCGACAGCCTGACCGTCTGGGAGAACGTCGCCTTCCGCCTGATCAACGCCGACGGCGTGCCGCGCAAGGAAGCCAAGGAGCGCGCGATCGACGCCCTGGAACAGGTGCGCCTGGCGCCCGACGTCGCCGACCGTTTCCCGTCCGAGCTGTCGGGCGGCATGCAGAAGCGCGCCGGCCTGGCCCGCGCCGTCGTCGCCCAGCCGGAGATCCTGTTCTTCGACGAGCCGACCACCGGTCTGGATCCGATCACTGCGGCGGCGATCAACGAACTGATCTCCAATCAGGTGCGTCGCCTGGGCTCGACCGCCGTGTCGATCACCCATGACCTGGCCTCGGCCCAGACCATTGGCGACGAGATCGCCATGCTGCACGGGGGCACGATCATCTGGCGCGGCCCCGCCGCCGAGCTGGCCACCACCGACAATCCGTATGTTCGCCAGTTCGTCGAAGGCCGCGCCGAGGGTCCGATCTCGCATGCGGTTTAA
- a CDS encoding ABC transporter permease: MTATEAARKVATKPVRTLGRSTLAAVRMVGSVGVFAVRGVVSALTPPWFFGQLWRQFVAIGFFSLPVVGLTAIFTGAALALNIFTGGGRFNAEQVMPQIVALGITRELGPVLASLMLAGRVSAAIAAEIGAMRATEQIDAMRTLSTDPFRYLVGPRLLAGLLMMPLLAAVADTIGIAGGWLVATRILDFNPTIYIRNTLDFLQLWDIGSGLIKAAVFGFIVALMGCYHGYNASGGARGVGRATTHAVVSSAILIFASDYLLTTLFTHAS, translated from the coding sequence GTGACCGCGACCGAGGCGGCCCGGAAGGTCGCCACTAAACCCGTCCGGACGCTGGGCCGCTCGACCCTGGCCGCCGTGCGCATGGTCGGCTCTGTCGGCGTGTTCGCCGTACGCGGCGTCGTCTCCGCCCTGACCCCGCCGTGGTTCTTCGGCCAGCTGTGGCGTCAGTTCGTAGCCATAGGCTTCTTCTCGCTGCCGGTCGTGGGCCTGACCGCCATCTTCACCGGCGCGGCCCTGGCCCTCAACATCTTCACCGGCGGCGGGCGCTTCAACGCCGAGCAGGTGATGCCGCAGATCGTGGCCCTGGGCATCACCCGGGAGCTGGGTCCGGTGCTGGCGTCGCTGATGCTGGCCGGCCGGGTCTCGGCCGCCATCGCCGCCGAGATCGGGGCCATGCGCGCGACCGAGCAGATCGACGCCATGCGCACCCTGTCGACCGACCCGTTCCGCTATCTGGTCGGCCCGCGCTTGCTGGCCGGCCTGCTGATGATGCCGCTGCTGGCCGCCGTGGCCGACACCATCGGCATCGCGGGCGGATGGCTGGTCGCCACACGGATCCTGGATTTCAACCCGACAATCTATATCCGCAACACGCTCGACTTCCTGCAGCTGTGGGACATCGGTTCGGGCCTGATCAAGGCCGCCGTGTTCGGCTTCATCGTCGCGCTGATGGGCTGCTACCATGGCTACAACGCCTCTGGCGGCGCGCGCGGCGTCGGACGGGCCACCACCCACGCGGTGGTCTCCTCGGCCATCCTGATCTTCGCCTCCGACTACCTTCTGACCACGCTTTTCACGCACGCCTCATGA
- the mlaD gene encoding outer membrane lipid asymmetry maintenance protein MlaD: MALREQWAETAMGVVVLALAAGFLTYSLSVGGVHMKRGDYEIKAKFGEAGSLAPGAAVSVAGVKVGTVSEITLEPKTFLAVAKLSIDPTVKLPSDSTAKITSDGILGGAHVSIAPGAAMDDLKPGGQIENTQGAVDLFGLIGSVIRPQGGSDAAAPSTGAAAAPAPAASQPAVSY, from the coding sequence TTGGCATTGCGCGAACAATGGGCCGAGACGGCCATGGGCGTCGTCGTCCTCGCCTTGGCGGCGGGGTTCCTGACCTATTCGCTGAGTGTGGGCGGCGTCCACATGAAACGCGGCGACTATGAGATCAAGGCCAAGTTCGGTGAGGCCGGATCGCTGGCCCCCGGCGCGGCGGTGAGCGTGGCCGGCGTCAAGGTCGGCACGGTTTCCGAGATCACCCTGGAGCCGAAGACCTTCCTGGCCGTGGCCAAGCTGAGCATCGACCCGACGGTCAAGCTGCCGTCGGACTCGACCGCCAAGATCACCAGCGACGGCATCCTGGGCGGCGCCCACGTGTCGATCGCCCCGGGCGCGGCCATGGACGACCTCAAGCCGGGCGGCCAGATCGAGAACACTCAGGGCGCGGTCGACCTGTTCGGCCTGATCGGCTCGGTGATCCGTCCGCAAGGCGGTTCGGACGCGGCGGCGCCATCGACAGGTGCGGCGGCCGCCCCGGCCCCGGCCGCGTCGCAGCCGGCCGTGAGCTACTAG
- a CDS encoding phospholipid-binding protein MlaC, with protein MTGKTMTNTTSTRRGANVALLAFFGAAAIAAPAMAQNSARDAGAEAFVQTKAQRVITVLANKGMSDAQKTQVFHQAVDELADVPRITNFVLGKYARTITPEQRARFTPVFRTYVESVYQSRIDDYRGEQLKVVGSVVNKPGDVTVKTVISGGQITQPLPVSWRVLGGGQTWKVVDVQFKGIWLAITQQQDFVSTIDNAGGNIDVLINQLQKGGSAPSGRRK; from the coding sequence ATGACCGGTAAGACCATGACCAACACCACCTCCACTCGGCGCGGCGCCAACGTCGCGCTTTTGGCTTTCTTCGGGGCCGCGGCGATCGCCGCCCCGGCCATGGCCCAGAACAGCGCCCGCGACGCCGGCGCCGAGGCCTTCGTTCAGACCAAGGCCCAGCGCGTCATCACCGTGCTGGCCAACAAGGGCATGAGCGACGCCCAGAAGACCCAGGTCTTCCACCAGGCGGTGGACGAGCTGGCCGACGTGCCGCGCATCACCAATTTCGTTCTGGGCAAGTACGCTCGCACCATCACGCCCGAGCAGCGCGCGCGCTTCACACCGGTGTTCCGCACCTATGTGGAGAGCGTCTATCAGAGCCGCATCGACGACTATCGCGGCGAACAGCTGAAGGTGGTCGGTTCGGTGGTCAACAAGCCGGGCGACGTGACGGTGAAGACCGTGATTTCAGGCGGCCAGATCACCCAGCCCCTGCCGGTCTCCTGGCGCGTGCTGGGCGGCGGTCAGACCTGGAAGGTCGTCGATGTCCAGTTCAAGGGCATCTGGCTGGCCATCACCCAGCAGCAGGACTTCGTGTCGACGATCGACAACGCCGGCGGCAACATCGACGTGCTGATCAACCAACTCCAGAAGGGCGGCTCGGCGCCTTCTGGCCGTCGCAAGTAG
- a CDS encoding VacJ family lipoprotein has product MSLSDRDNSLSQTANGRPFAAAGLAVAASLAMFAPAMAQQQGVQGQSVGTTAGVEAADDPLEGFNRGSFKLGMGLDHVILAPIAHGYMAVTPRVVRNRVSAAVYNLGEPNTVMNMVLQGKPKQAMRSTTRFVVNSTVGVLGLFDVASSMNLPRRDSDFGQTFGKWGAKPGAYLYVPLMGPLNVRDGVGRALDIVTDPVSIYVGGFSTDFGKARTGVTIVDVRSKADPAYHALKDAADPYVTTRSAYTQYREAFIREATGAAEVLPDFDAPPPEAPPPQGTPQDASPAAPKP; this is encoded by the coding sequence ATGAGCTTGAGCGACCGGGATAATAGCCTCAGCCAGACGGCGAACGGCCGGCCTTTCGCCGCCGCGGGGCTTGCCGTGGCCGCCAGCCTGGCGATGTTCGCGCCAGCCATGGCGCAGCAGCAGGGCGTTCAGGGCCAGTCGGTCGGCACGACGGCCGGCGTCGAAGCGGCCGACGATCCGCTGGAAGGCTTCAATCGCGGTTCCTTCAAGCTCGGCATGGGCCTGGATCATGTGATCCTGGCGCCGATCGCCCACGGCTACATGGCCGTCACCCCCCGGGTGGTGCGCAACCGCGTCAGCGCGGCCGTCTATAATCTGGGCGAGCCGAACACCGTCATGAACATGGTGTTGCAGGGCAAGCCCAAGCAAGCCATGCGCTCGACCACCCGCTTCGTCGTCAATTCGACCGTCGGCGTGCTGGGCCTGTTCGACGTGGCCTCCAGCATGAACCTGCCGCGCCGCGACTCCGACTTCGGCCAGACCTTTGGCAAGTGGGGCGCCAAACCCGGCGCCTATCTCTATGTGCCCCTGATGGGTCCGCTGAACGTCCGCGACGGCGTCGGCCGCGCCCTGGACATTGTCACCGACCCCGTCTCGATCTATGTCGGCGGCTTCTCCACCGACTTCGGCAAGGCCCGGACCGGCGTGACCATCGTTGATGTGCGCTCGAAGGCGGACCCGGCGTACCATGCCCTCAAGGACGCCGCCGACCCGTATGTCACCACCCGCTCGGCCTACACCCAGTATCGCGAGGCCTTCATACGCGAAGCGACCGGCGCGGCCGAGGTGCTTCCCGATTTCGACGCGCCGCCGCCTGAAGCTCCGCCCCCCCAAGGTACGCCCCAGGACGCTTCACCGGCCGCGCCCAAACCATGA
- a CDS encoding PadR family transcriptional regulator: MFGRHHHHRGHWRGQADEHHGRHPFGFHGGHDGHHGGPRGRGGRMGRFFDHGDLRFVVLKLIAEKPSHGYELIKAIETAAGGAYTPSPGVVYPTLTLLEELGYVTASDAGGGKKLYTITPEGEAFLVSNDAPVRSLFQRMAEAASASAAFSPQILRARENLKTALRLKLHGGQLTAEQIAAIAKAMDDAAAVIEAI; this comes from the coding sequence ATGTTTGGACGACATCATCATCACCGCGGTCACTGGCGCGGTCAGGCCGACGAGCATCACGGCCGTCATCCCTTCGGATTCCACGGCGGTCACGACGGTCATCATGGGGGCCCGCGTGGCCGCGGCGGTCGCATGGGCCGGTTCTTCGACCACGGCGACCTGCGCTTCGTGGTCCTCAAGCTGATCGCCGAGAAGCCCAGCCACGGCTACGAGCTGATCAAGGCGATCGAGACCGCCGCCGGCGGGGCCTATACCCCTAGCCCGGGCGTGGTCTATCCGACCCTGACCCTGCTGGAGGAACTGGGCTACGTCACCGCCAGCGACGCCGGCGGCGGCAAGAAGCTCTATACGATCACGCCCGAGGGCGAGGCGTTCCTGGTCAGCAACGACGCCCCGGTCCGTTCGTTGTTCCAGCGCATGGCCGAGGCCGCTTCCGCCAGCGCCGCCTTCTCGCCGCAGATCCTGCGGGCCCGCGAGAACCTGAAGACCGCGCTGCGGCTCAAGCTGCACGGCGGCCAGCTGACGGCCGAGCAGATCGCGGCCATCGCCAAGGCCATGGATGACGCCGCAGCGGTCATCGAAGCCATCTAG
- a CDS encoding DUF2218 domain-containing protein → MESHARVATDKAARYMTQLAKHWAQKFEVTYDETSALFPLPLGTCRMVAHPDGLDITVEAADLDGLARLEDVVAKHLDRFAFREGELKYGWTRAWAAGVVDPRAMRINAVH, encoded by the coding sequence ATGGAAAGCCATGCCCGGGTCGCCACCGACAAGGCGGCCCGCTACATGACCCAGCTTGCCAAGCACTGGGCCCAAAAGTTCGAGGTCACCTACGACGAGACCTCGGCCTTGTTCCCGCTGCCGCTGGGAACCTGCCGGATGGTCGCCCATCCGGACGGTCTCGACATCACCGTCGAGGCCGCCGACCTGGACGGCCTGGCCCGCCTGGAAGACGTGGTGGCCAAGCACCTGGACCGCTTCGCCTTTCGCGAAGGCGAGTTGAAGTACGGCTGGACCCGCGCGTGGGCGGCCGGCGTGGTCGATCCGAGGGCCATGCGGATCAACGCGGTCCACTAA